In Rhodococcus rhodochrous, a single genomic region encodes these proteins:
- a CDS encoding ParA family protein yields MTGGSESAVSRETGGVEDDFSPVPFDGFSTVDTPIGAAAHRATQVLHPSDANSLPKPRERRVFTIANQKGGVGKTTTAVNIASALAVQGLSVLVVDLDPQGNASTALGVPHYSGIPSSYEILLGEINAAEAVQQSPHNERLFCIPATIDLAGAEIELVSMVARENRLRNALTKEALGDREFDYVIIDCPPSLGLLTVNALVAAKEVLIPIQCEYYALEGVGQLLRNIELVQSHLNPELHVSTVLLTMYDGRTKLADQVAAEVRAHFGSAVLRSVIPRSVKVSEAPGYGMTVLDYDPGSRGAMSYLDAGRELAARGAHENQGNG; encoded by the coding sequence ATGACGGGTGGATCTGAATCCGCTGTTTCACGTGAAACCGGAGGCGTCGAGGACGACTTCTCCCCCGTACCCTTCGACGGTTTCTCCACCGTCGACACCCCGATCGGTGCGGCGGCTCATCGCGCCACCCAGGTCCTCCACCCGAGCGACGCCAACTCGTTGCCCAAGCCGCGCGAGCGTCGCGTCTTCACGATCGCCAACCAGAAGGGTGGGGTGGGTAAGACCACCACGGCGGTGAACATCGCCTCCGCGCTCGCCGTGCAGGGACTGTCGGTTCTCGTGGTCGACCTCGATCCGCAGGGCAACGCAAGCACCGCGTTGGGCGTGCCGCATTACTCCGGTATTCCCTCGAGCTACGAGATCCTCCTGGGCGAGATCAACGCCGCCGAGGCCGTGCAGCAGAGCCCGCACAACGAACGTCTCTTCTGCATCCCCGCCACGATCGATCTCGCGGGCGCCGAGATCGAACTCGTCTCGATGGTCGCGCGCGAGAACCGCCTCCGGAACGCTCTCACCAAGGAGGCGCTCGGCGACCGCGAGTTCGACTACGTGATCATCGACTGCCCGCCGTCGCTCGGTCTGCTCACGGTCAACGCGCTCGTCGCGGCCAAGGAAGTCCTCATCCCCATTCAGTGCGAGTACTACGCACTCGAAGGTGTCGGGCAGCTCCTGCGCAACATCGAGCTCGTTCAGTCGCACCTCAACCCCGAACTGCACGTCTCCACCGTCCTCCTGACGATGTACGACGGTCGCACCAAGTTGGCCGATCAGGTCGCCGCGGAGGTGCGGGCGCACTTCGGTAGCGCGGTGCTGCGTTCGGTCATCCCCCGCAGCGTCAAAGTTTCCGAAGCTCCCGGTTACGGGATGACGGTTCTCGACTACGATCCTGGATCGCGCGGCGCGATGAGCTACCTCGACGCCGGGCGCGAGTTGGCGGCACGCGGGGCACACGAGAATCAGGGGAACGGATGA
- the rsmG gene encoding 16S rRNA (guanine(527)-N(7))-methyltransferase RsmG → MFHVEQHEAELSAVAQRVFGDRIELAERYHHSLSTAGVERGLIGPREVPRLWERHILNCAVVGELIQDGETVVDVGSGAGLPGIPLALARPDLQVTLVEPLLRRTVYLAEFVESNGIENILVVRGRAEQPSVLQEAGGADVVTSRAVAPLAKLAKWSLPLVHEGGRMLALKGSSAREEIDRDRDELARLGAGNLEVLECGGDLLPTPTIVVKAERIPRPARRRKKR, encoded by the coding sequence ATGTTTCACGTGGAACAGCACGAGGCGGAACTGTCGGCGGTCGCGCAACGGGTATTCGGGGATCGGATCGAACTTGCCGAGCGGTACCACCACTCGTTGTCGACGGCAGGTGTCGAGCGGGGACTCATCGGCCCGCGCGAGGTGCCGCGCCTGTGGGAACGACACATTCTCAACTGCGCCGTGGTCGGCGAACTCATCCAGGACGGTGAGACGGTCGTCGACGTGGGAAGCGGCGCCGGACTGCCGGGTATTCCTCTTGCCCTCGCCCGCCCCGATCTCCAGGTCACTCTCGTCGAACCGCTGCTGCGCCGCACCGTCTATCTGGCGGAGTTCGTCGAGTCCAACGGGATCGAGAACATCCTCGTGGTCCGTGGCCGTGCCGAGCAGCCGAGTGTCCTCCAGGAGGCCGGCGGCGCAGACGTCGTCACCTCCCGTGCCGTCGCCCCTCTCGCCAAGCTCGCCAAGTGGTCGCTCCCCCTCGTTCATGAGGGCGGCCGGATGCTCGCGTTGAAGGGTTCGTCCGCTCGAGAAGAGATCGACCGTGATCGCGATGAACTCGCACGCCTCGGTGCCGGCAATCTCGAGGTGCTCGAGTGCGGAGGTGATCTCCTGCCGACACCCACGATCGTCGTGAAGGCCGAGCGGATTCCGCGGCCGGCGCGGCGTCGCAAGAAGCGCTGA
- a CDS encoding protein jag — MASDLDKVEEDLAVAPEESDAAADADLDDDDYLIEEGEIAGDYLEQLLDVLDFDGDIDLDVEGDRAVVSIDGGKDLTKLVGRNGEVLDALQELTRLAVQQATGERSKLMLDIAGWRAGKRAELSSLGTSAAKRVLETGKREELEPMTPFERKIVHDAVAKIDGVSSESEGAEPNRRVVIVKD; from the coding sequence ATGGCCAGTGACCTGGACAAGGTGGAAGAGGACCTCGCGGTGGCACCCGAGGAGAGCGACGCTGCGGCGGATGCCGATCTCGATGACGACGACTATCTCATCGAAGAAGGCGAGATCGCCGGCGACTACCTGGAGCAGTTGCTCGACGTTCTCGATTTCGACGGCGACATCGACCTCGATGTCGAGGGTGACCGCGCAGTCGTGAGCATCGACGGCGGCAAGGATCTGACCAAGCTGGTGGGTCGCAACGGTGAGGTTCTCGACGCTCTGCAGGAGCTCACCCGTCTCGCCGTGCAGCAGGCGACCGGCGAGCGCAGCAAGCTCATGCTCGACATCGCGGGATGGCGTGCGGGCAAGCGCGCCGAGCTCTCTTCGCTCGGCACGTCGGCCGCGAAGCGTGTGCTCGAGACCGGCAAGCGTGAAGAACTCGAGCCGATGACGCCGTTCGAGCGCAAGATCGTGCACGACGCCGTCGCGAAGATCGACGGTGTGTCCAGCGAGAGCGAGGGTGCGGAGCCGAACCGCCGTGTGGTGATCGTCAAGGATTGA
- the yidC gene encoding membrane protein insertase YidC, protein MLDFIYYPVSWILWVWHKVFSFVLAPDSGWAWALSVVFLVFTLRAILYKPFVKQVRTTRQMQELQPQIKALQKKYAKDRQRQALEMQKLQKEHGFNPLMGCLPVLLQVPVFIGLFHVLRSFNRTGTGVGQLGLSPEQNAQLGNYAFSPEDVQSFLSARLFGAPISSWITQPMASLEAFEPFGGIPTRWQIAAVAVPLMIVAGIATHFNARASVSRQSAQAAANPQAAIMNKLALYVFPLGVLVGGPFLPIAVIIYWVSNNIWTYGQQHLVFRRIDKEEGEKKAAALARRNENAPKPGARPDKSKKKGSATAPDALDASVDETGEVSLQKDSAAGDESPAASKSGASTPKPGSRPKNSKRKRR, encoded by the coding sequence GTGCTCGACTTCATCTACTATCCCGTGTCCTGGATCCTGTGGGTCTGGCACAAAGTGTTCTCGTTCGTGCTGGCACCCGACAGCGGTTGGGCATGGGCGCTGTCGGTCGTGTTCCTCGTGTTCACGCTGCGTGCGATCCTGTACAAGCCGTTCGTCAAGCAGGTCCGCACGACCCGCCAGATGCAGGAACTGCAGCCCCAGATCAAGGCGCTCCAGAAGAAGTACGCCAAGGATCGGCAGCGCCAGGCGCTCGAGATGCAGAAGCTCCAGAAGGAGCACGGCTTCAACCCCTTGATGGGATGTCTGCCCGTTCTGCTGCAGGTTCCCGTCTTCATCGGCCTGTTCCACGTGCTGCGGTCGTTCAACCGCACCGGCACCGGTGTCGGTCAGCTCGGCCTGAGCCCCGAACAGAACGCCCAGCTCGGCAACTACGCGTTCAGCCCGGAGGACGTCCAGTCGTTCCTGAGCGCTCGCCTGTTCGGTGCTCCGATCTCGTCGTGGATCACCCAGCCGATGGCCTCTCTCGAGGCGTTCGAGCCGTTCGGCGGCATTCCGACGCGCTGGCAGATCGCCGCCGTCGCGGTGCCGCTCATGATCGTCGCCGGCATCGCGACGCACTTCAACGCTCGTGCCTCGGTCTCCCGTCAGAGTGCCCAGGCTGCCGCGAACCCGCAAGCCGCGATCATGAACAAGCTGGCCCTGTACGTCTTCCCGCTCGGTGTGCTCGTCGGTGGTCCGTTCCTGCCGATCGCCGTCATCATCTACTGGGTCAGCAACAACATCTGGACCTACGGACAGCAGCACCTCGTCTTCCGCCGTATCGACAAGGAGGAAGGGGAGAAGAAGGCTGCGGCTCTGGCCCGCCGGAACGAGAACGCACCGAAGCCGGGTGCTCGCCCCGACAAGTCCAAGAAGAAGGGCTCGGCCACCGCGCCCGATGCCCTCGATGCCTCGGTCGACGAGACCGGTGAGGTGTCGCTGCAGAAGGACTCCGCGGCCGGCGACGAATCCCCCGCGGCATCGAAGTCCGGTGCGTCCACTCCCAAGCCGGGCAGCCGTCCCAAGAACTCCAAGCGCAAGCGGCGCTGA
- the yidD gene encoding membrane protein insertion efficiency factor YidD, with product MNEPERRSWWRSLRSAPARALIFCIELYRTYVSPTRMPTCRFTPTCSEYAVEALRTRGVVVGSVLAVVRLLKCGPWHPGGWDPVPERKHRSSPVGT from the coding sequence ATGAACGAGCCCGAGCGGAGATCGTGGTGGCGGTCCCTGCGGTCTGCCCCCGCCCGGGCATTGATCTTCTGTATCGAGCTCTATCGCACCTATGTGTCGCCCACACGGATGCCGACCTGCCGATTCACCCCGACCTGTAGCGAGTACGCCGTGGAGGCGCTGCGCACGCGGGGTGTCGTCGTCGGTTCGGTCCTGGCAGTGGTGAGACTGCTCAAGTGTGGTCCCTGGCACCCTGGTGGGTGGGATCCGGTACCCGAACGGAAACATCGGTCGTCCCCAGTGGGTACCTGA
- the rnpA gene encoding ribonuclease P protein component, translated as MLPEPYRLRRHSDFSDTVRRGRRQGRRDLVVHVLERDRTESLVSVGGPRFGLIVSKAVGPAVIRHRVARRLRHICAGLVEALPSETDIVLRALPGAATADSRELDKQVRSGLARLGLLDAAAPASRGSART; from the coding sequence GTGCTACCTGAGCCGTATCGACTGCGGCGCCACTCGGATTTCTCGGACACCGTCCGCCGAGGGCGTCGTCAGGGGCGGCGGGATCTGGTCGTTCACGTTCTCGAACGCGATCGCACCGAGTCCTTGGTGAGTGTCGGCGGTCCGCGTTTCGGACTGATCGTGAGCAAGGCTGTCGGGCCGGCGGTGATTCGACATCGAGTCGCACGCCGGCTTCGTCATATCTGTGCAGGTCTCGTCGAGGCTCTGCCCTCCGAGACCGACATCGTGCTGCGCGCACTACCCGGCGCCGCCACCGCGGACTCCCGCGAGCTCGACAAGCAGGTGCGGTCGGGCCTCGCCCGCCTCGGACTGCTCGACGCTGCTGCTCCCGCCTCGCGTGGGAGTGCTCGCACATGA
- the rpmH gene encoding 50S ribosomal protein L34 — protein sequence MAKGKRTFQPNNRRRARVHGFRLRMRTRAGRAIVSARRRKGRASLTA from the coding sequence GTGGCCAAGGGCAAGCGGACGTTCCAGCCGAACAACCGACGCCGCGCGCGCGTTCACGGCTTCCGTCTCCGGATGCGCACCCGTGCGGGTCGCGCGATCGTTTCGGCGCGTCGCCGTAAGGGCCGCGCTTCTCTCACCGCCTGA
- the dnaA gene encoding chromosomal replication initiator protein DnaA, whose amino-acid sequence MTIDDGVLTKSQKAWLALVKPITLAQGFALLSVPSTLAQQSIERDLREPILRTLNRHLGHRVEGLGVRVEPRERVDDPAEDPYAEPRDTLPLEGLPVDAQPVNPRTVEPRSRDLRRDPPMSREVTGPRDGAVTRDPAGSADAVASMDGGYQRDGMLPGEGAAYRRRLISSREHDMLEADHGELEEVDDDREAMTAVRESWPSYFTQPPPPETPPIGSSSLNAKYTFDTFVIGASNRFAHAAAVAIAEAPARAYNPLFIWGASGLGKTHLLHAAGHYAQRLFPGMRVKYVSTEEFTNDFINSLRDDRKVAFKRRYRETDILLVDDIQFIEGKEGIQEEFFHTFNTLHNANKQIVVSSDRPPKQLATLEERLRTRFEWGLITDVQPPELETRIAILSKKARMDGLNVPHDVLELIASRIERNIRELEGALIRVTAFASLNRQPLDLTLAEVVLRDLMPDSSALEINAATIMAVTAEYFGTSIDDLCGPGKARPLAQARQIAMYLCRELTDLSLPKIGQTFGRDHTTVMYADKKIRKEMTERRKVYDQVQELTARIKQRSKR is encoded by the coding sequence CTGACCATCGACGACGGAGTACTGACGAAGAGCCAGAAGGCATGGCTCGCGCTGGTCAAACCGATCACGCTCGCACAGGGATTCGCCCTGCTCTCGGTACCTTCCACACTCGCCCAGCAGTCGATCGAACGTGACCTGCGCGAACCCATCCTCCGCACCCTCAACCGGCACCTCGGTCACCGGGTCGAGGGTCTCGGTGTGCGCGTCGAACCGCGGGAACGCGTGGACGACCCCGCCGAGGATCCCTACGCCGAACCCCGCGACACGCTGCCCCTCGAGGGTCTGCCGGTCGATGCACAGCCTGTGAATCCGCGCACGGTAGAGCCCCGCAGCCGTGATCTGCGCCGCGATCCTCCGATGTCCCGCGAGGTCACCGGACCGCGCGACGGTGCCGTGACCAGGGATCCTGCAGGATCCGCAGACGCCGTCGCCTCCATGGACGGTGGATATCAGCGGGACGGCATGCTTCCCGGTGAGGGTGCGGCCTATCGGCGACGCCTGATCTCCTCCCGTGAACACGACATGCTCGAGGCCGACCACGGCGAACTCGAGGAGGTCGACGACGACCGGGAGGCGATGACCGCCGTCCGCGAGTCGTGGCCGTCCTATTTCACCCAGCCCCCGCCGCCCGAGACGCCGCCCATCGGCAGCAGCAGCCTCAACGCGAAGTACACCTTCGACACCTTCGTGATCGGTGCGTCGAACCGGTTCGCACACGCTGCGGCGGTGGCGATCGCCGAGGCCCCGGCGCGGGCCTACAACCCGTTGTTCATCTGGGGTGCCTCCGGACTGGGGAAGACCCATCTGCTCCACGCCGCCGGCCACTATGCACAGCGGCTCTTCCCGGGTATGCGGGTGAAGTACGTCTCCACCGAGGAGTTCACGAACGACTTCATCAACAGCCTCCGCGACGACCGCAAGGTCGCGTTCAAGCGGCGTTACCGCGAGACCGACATCCTGCTCGTCGACGACATCCAGTTCATCGAGGGCAAGGAAGGTATCCAGGAGGAGTTCTTCCACACCTTCAACACCCTCCACAACGCCAACAAGCAGATCGTCGTCTCGTCCGACCGGCCGCCCAAGCAGCTCGCGACGCTCGAGGAACGACTGCGGACCCGGTTCGAGTGGGGACTGATCACCGACGTCCAGCCCCCGGAACTCGAGACGCGCATCGCGATCCTGTCGAAGAAGGCACGCATGGACGGCCTGAACGTGCCGCACGACGTGCTCGAGCTGATCGCGAGCCGGATCGAACGCAACATCCGCGAACTCGAGGGTGCCCTGATCCGTGTGACGGCCTTCGCGTCGCTCAACAGGCAGCCGCTCGATCTCACTCTCGCCGAGGTCGTGCTGCGTGATCTGATGCCGGATTCCTCGGCTCTCGAGATCAATGCCGCCACGATCATGGCCGTGACCGCGGAGTACTTCGGAACGTCGATCGACGACCTGTGCGGGCCCGGAAAGGCACGACCGCTGGCGCAGGCCCGCCAGATCGCGATGTATCTGTGCCGCGAGCTCACCGATCTGTCGCTGCCGAAGATCGGGCAGACCTTCGGTCGCGACCACACCACGGTCATGTACGCGGACAAGAAGATTCGCAAGGAGATGACCGAGCGTCGCAAGGTCTACGACCAGGTGCAGGAGCTCACCGCGCGTATCAAGCAGCGGTCCAAGCGCTGA
- the dnaN gene encoding DNA polymerase III subunit beta, whose translation MELGSMKFRVPREDFADSVAWVARSLPSRPPVPVLGGVLLGADERGLTVSGFDYEVSAQVHVSAEVITPGQVLVSGKLLADITRALPHKPVDVVLDGTRVLITCGSAKFSLPTMPVEDYPQLPALPQQTGSLSGDLFAEAISQVAVAAGKDDTLPMLTGIRVEIEGTDMVLAATDRFRLAVRKLEWMPTAESTSSAVLVPAKTLSEAAKTVGGSSNSPVQLALGSGSSVGAEGLLGIVAEGRRTTTRLLDAEFPKFRQLLPNEHTAMATVEIAPLVDAIKRVALVAERGAQVRLEFTEGSVMLSAGGDDAGRAEESHPAEFFGEPLIIAFNPGYLLDGLTSLHTDKVSFGFTTSSRPAVLRPALDEEPVPDSSGTFAAPDSDYTYLLMPVRLPG comes from the coding sequence ATGGAGCTGGGAAGTATGAAGTTTCGTGTGCCTCGCGAGGACTTCGCTGATTCCGTTGCATGGGTTGCCCGAAGCCTTCCATCGCGACCCCCCGTTCCCGTCCTGGGCGGTGTCCTGCTCGGAGCCGACGAGCGCGGGCTGACGGTCTCGGGCTTCGACTACGAGGTATCCGCGCAGGTCCACGTCTCGGCCGAGGTCATCACCCCCGGTCAGGTGCTGGTGTCCGGCAAGCTGCTCGCCGACATCACCCGCGCGTTGCCCCACAAGCCTGTGGATGTCGTGCTCGACGGCACCCGCGTGCTCATCACATGCGGTAGCGCCAAGTTCTCGCTCCCCACCATGCCTGTGGAGGACTACCCGCAGCTGCCCGCGCTCCCGCAGCAGACCGGTTCGCTCTCCGGCGATCTGTTCGCCGAGGCCATCAGCCAGGTCGCCGTCGCCGCCGGCAAGGACGACACGCTCCCGATGCTCACGGGCATCCGGGTGGAGATCGAGGGCACCGACATGGTGCTCGCGGCCACCGACCGATTCCGTCTCGCGGTGCGCAAGCTCGAGTGGATGCCCACCGCGGAGTCCACCAGCTCGGCCGTGCTCGTGCCCGCCAAGACCCTCTCCGAGGCCGCGAAAACCGTTGGCGGCTCGTCCAACTCCCCGGTCCAGCTCGCTCTCGGCAGTGGGTCGTCGGTGGGCGCCGAAGGTCTGCTCGGCATCGTCGCCGAGGGGCGCCGCACCACCACGCGCCTGCTCGACGCCGAATTCCCCAAGTTCCGCCAGTTGCTCCCCAACGAGCACACCGCGATGGCGACCGTCGAGATCGCGCCGCTGGTCGACGCGATCAAGCGTGTCGCGTTGGTCGCCGAGCGCGGTGCACAGGTCCGACTCGAGTTCACCGAGGGCAGCGTGATGCTGTCGGCCGGTGGCGACGATGCCGGTCGTGCCGAGGAATCCCATCCCGCGGAGTTCTTCGGTGAGCCGCTGATCATCGCGTTCAACCCCGGCTACCTGCTCGACGGACTCACGTCGCTGCACACCGACAAGGTTTCGTTCGGGTTCACCACCTCGAGTCGTCCGGCCGTGCTGCGGCCGGCGCTGGACGAGGAGCCCGTGCCGGACTCCTCGGGTACGTTCGCCGCTCCGGACAGCGATTACACCTATCTGCTGATGCCGGTGCGCCTGCCGGGCTGA
- the recF gene encoding DNA replication/repair protein RecF (All proteins in this family for which functions are known are DNA-binding proteins that assist the filamentation of RecA onto DNA for the initiation of recombination or recombinational repair.), whose amino-acid sequence MYVRTFSLRDFRSWRTVSVDLTPGATVFVGRNGHGKTNLLEALGYLSTLSSHRVSSDGPLLRAGTSRAFAGALVVNNGRELGIDIEINEGKQNRARINQSPARRPREILGILRTVLFAPEDLSLVRGDPGDRRRFLDELLSTRFPRMSGVRADYDKVLRQRSALLKTAGGALRRGSRSSDGASALATLDVWDGHLAAHGAELLAARIALLNELAPHVSEAYRSIAPESRPASLRYRSSLADSLPPEFSDPARTPAPDDREFLETVFLQRLAEVRSKEVERGVCLVGPHRDDLDLMLGTEPAKGYASHGESWSFALALRLGAFALLRTDGTDPVLMLDDVFAELDRRRRSALAEVATTAEQVLITAAVPEDVPAELNGARFPVHAEDTEDGRISVLGSVQRETDPITGEVG is encoded by the coding sequence GTGTACGTTCGCACCTTCTCGCTGCGCGACTTCCGTTCGTGGAGAACGGTTTCCGTCGACCTCACTCCGGGGGCGACGGTCTTCGTCGGGCGCAACGGGCACGGGAAGACCAACCTGCTCGAGGCCCTCGGTTATCTGTCGACGCTGTCGTCGCACCGGGTGTCCTCCGACGGTCCGCTGCTGCGGGCCGGCACGTCGCGGGCGTTCGCCGGTGCGCTGGTCGTCAACAACGGTCGTGAGCTCGGAATCGACATCGAGATCAACGAGGGCAAGCAGAACCGGGCGCGGATCAACCAGTCGCCGGCCCGTCGTCCTCGAGAGATCCTCGGCATCCTCCGCACGGTGCTCTTCGCCCCGGAGGACCTGTCGCTCGTGCGCGGCGACCCGGGCGATCGCCGGCGGTTCCTCGACGAACTGCTCAGCACGCGTTTCCCGCGGATGAGCGGGGTGCGGGCCGACTACGACAAGGTGCTCCGCCAACGGTCCGCCCTGCTCAAGACCGCGGGTGGAGCACTGCGGCGCGGGAGCCGCTCGAGCGACGGGGCGAGCGCTCTGGCGACCCTCGACGTGTGGGACGGCCATCTCGCGGCCCACGGAGCCGAGCTGCTCGCCGCACGCATCGCGTTGCTGAACGAGCTGGCTCCGCACGTCTCCGAGGCATATCGGTCGATCGCACCCGAGTCCCGTCCGGCGAGCCTGCGTTATCGCAGCAGTCTCGCCGACTCGTTGCCGCCGGAGTTCTCCGACCCGGCCCGGACGCCCGCGCCGGACGATCGGGAGTTTCTCGAGACCGTCTTCCTCCAGCGCCTCGCGGAGGTGCGGTCGAAGGAGGTCGAACGCGGTGTCTGCCTCGTCGGGCCCCACCGCGACGATCTCGACCTGATGCTCGGTACCGAACCCGCGAAAGGCTATGCGAGCCACGGAGAATCGTGGTCGTTCGCGCTCGCGCTGCGGCTCGGGGCGTTCGCCCTGCTTCGCACCGACGGCACCGATCCGGTCCTCATGCTCGACGACGTCTTCGCCGAACTCGATCGACGCCGCCGGTCCGCCCTGGCAGAGGTCGCCACGACGGCCGAACAGGTGCTGATCACGGCTGCCGTGCCGGAGGACGTGCCGGCCGAGCTGAACGGCGCCCGATTCCCCGTGCATGCCGAGGACACCGAAGATGGTCGTATCTCTGTGCTGGGATCGGTGCAGCGGGAGACGGACCCGATCACCGGGGAGGTCGGATGA
- a CDS encoding DUF721 family protein translates to MNDEHTGPERDAGPERSAGEPELKGIDLARRALEEARAAAKASGKAVGQGRASRGPLRPKRRRRGWSGPGPDDRDPQPLGSLAQSLSKQRGWSAHVSEGTVMGSWARVVGDDIASHAQPTRLRDGILHVSAESTAWATQLRMMQSQILAKIAAAVGHGVVKELRITGPTAPSWRKGERHIRGRGPRDTYG, encoded by the coding sequence ATGAACGACGAACACACAGGTCCCGAACGCGATGCCGGACCGGAGCGCAGCGCGGGCGAGCCGGAGTTGAAGGGCATCGATCTCGCCCGCCGTGCGCTCGAGGAGGCTCGGGCCGCCGCGAAGGCGAGCGGTAAGGCCGTCGGTCAGGGACGCGCGTCGCGCGGTCCGCTGCGCCCCAAACGCCGACGTCGTGGCTGGTCGGGGCCCGGTCCGGACGACCGCGATCCCCAGCCCCTCGGATCGCTCGCGCAGTCGCTGTCCAAACAACGGGGCTGGTCGGCGCACGTGTCCGAGGGCACCGTCATGGGGAGCTGGGCACGGGTCGTCGGCGACGACATCGCGAGTCATGCCCAGCCGACCAGGCTGCGCGACGGCATCCTGCACGTCTCGGCCGAGTCGACGGCCTGGGCCACCCAGCTGCGGATGATGCAGTCGCAGATCCTCGCCAAGATCGCCGCGGCCGTGGGACACGGGGTGGTGAAGGAACTGCGGATCACCGGCCCGACGGCTCCGAGCTGGCGGAAGGGCGAACGCCACATCCGCGGCCGCGGACCACGCGACACCTACGGGTGA